The following proteins are encoded in a genomic region of Molothrus aeneus isolate 106 chromosome 12, BPBGC_Maene_1.0, whole genome shotgun sequence:
- the SHISA5 gene encoding protein shisa-5 isoform X2, with amino-acid sequence MGFGTLIAIGVTVFAVIVITIILCLTCSCCCLYKACRRPRPVVTTATTTVVHSAYPQQPAVPPSYAAAPYQGYQPVAVQPQPGMPVAPYPAQYPPPYPTQPAGPPAYHETVAAGAGAPYPTQPPYNPAYMDPQKPTY; translated from the exons TTTTGGAACCCTTATTGCCATTGGAGTTACTGTTTTTGCAGTGATTGTCATCACTATTATtctgtgcctcacctgctcctgTTGCTGTCTGTACAAAGCATGTCGACGACCACGCC CTGTGGTGACCACTGCCACCACGACCGTGGTTCACTCTGCCTatccccagcagccagcagtgccacccaGCTACGCAGCAGCTCCGTACCAAGGCTACCAGCCCgtggctgtgcagccccagccaggcatGCCCGTGGCTCCCTACCCTGCCCAGTACCCTCCCCCTTACCCCACCCAGCCTGCAGGACCCCCAGCTTACCATGAAACTGTGGCAG ctggtgctggagctCCTTACCCCACCCAACCCCCTTACAACCCTGCTTACATGGATCCTCAGAAGCCCACCTATTGA